In Oryza brachyantha chromosome 2, ObraRS2, whole genome shotgun sequence, a single window of DNA contains:
- the LOC102717319 gene encoding uncharacterized protein LOC102717319 has translation MSPRAPPRPSRTPPRNTPSPRPSRSPPPRPSRTPPRRRAPESPLRYERGRGYGTQPPRIVRESSGSIQYPVLTRTNYEEWALLMTVNLQAQGLWHAVEPYEDEEVEYRDDRLALAAILRAVPPEMLRSLSIKRTSQSAWEAIKTVRVGTRRVREANEQLLRREFGDARFKDGENVDDFSMRLNGIANNIRTLGGDLPEVDVVNKLLNVVPEHLSQIAISIETLLDARDLSIEEVTGRLRAAEKRKPKPKEIVDSGGRLLLTEEQWQA, from the coding sequence AtgtcgccgcgcgcgccgccgcgaccaTCCCGCACACCGCCACGCAATACGCCGTCACCAAGACCATCGCGTTCACCACCCCCTCGCCCCTCACGCACGCCACCGCGGCGTCGTGCTCCGGAGTCACCACTGCGCTATGAGCGCGGGCGTGGCTACGGAACCCAGCCACCACGCATCGTCCGGGAGTCGAGCGGCTCCATCCAGTACCCAGTCCTGACGAGGACCAACTACGAAGAATGGGCGCTCCTCATGACGGTGAATCTACAGGCACAAGGGCTCTGGCACGCTGTGGAGCCATACGAGGATGAAGAGGTCGAGTATCGCGATGATCGGCTGGCGCTAGCCGCGATATTGCGTGCGGTGCCACCGGAGATGTTACGCTCCCTCTCCATCAAGCGAACGTCGCAGTCTGCATGGGAGGCAATCAAGACTGTCCGGGTCGGCACCCGGCGCGTACGTGAAGCGAACGAGCAGCTACTTCGTCGGGAGTTTGGCGATGCTCGGTTTAAGGATGGCGAGAACGTCGACGACTTCTCCATGCGCCTCAACGGGATCGCCAACAACATTCGCACCCTGGGCGGTGATCTCCCCGAGGTAGATGTTGTAAACAAGCTGCTAAATGTTGTCCCTGAGCATCTCTCGCAGATAGCCATCTCGATCGAGACACTACTCGACGCCCGCGATCTATCGATCGAGGAGGTCACCGGCCggctccgcgccgccgagaAGCGCAAGCCCAAGCCCAAGGAGATCGTTGATAGCGGCGGTCGTCTGCTGCTCACCGAGGAGCAGTGGCAGGCTTGA
- the LOC107303615 gene encoding uncharacterized protein LOC107303615 has product MAAIVYDDQVDRLDPLLREGCTYYMSRMSIEPIRMMLHQWLADHAFVCVFTHETTVRMITDMSERILPLFPPFMPLNQVFEFTYHNDIFVDVIGMVIFVSTIGFVNSYSRRIPYRNVLIIDGSFKPVKLVIKDKVITNHLTKWVRCSDEQPIIVATMLRAKREQDHSLHTACFSRVHFDPNVAVARELKRCLNKELTLSSP; this is encoded by the exons ATGGCAGCCATTGTTTATGATGATCAAGTGGATCGTTTAGATCCCCTACTCCGAGAGGGTTGCACATATTATATGTCAAGGATGTCCATAGAGCCAATTAGGATGATGCTACACCAGTGGCTTGCAGACCAtgcttttgtgtgtgttttcaCACATGAAACTACTGTTCGTATGATAACAGACATGAGTGAGAGGATATTGCCATTATTCCCTCCGTTTATGCCACTCAATCAAGTTTTTGAGTTCACCTATCATAACGACATATTTGTTG ATGTTATTGGAATGGTTATATTTGTAAGCACTATAGGCTTTGTGAACAGCTACAGCAGAAGAATCCCATATAGAAATGTTCTTATAATTGATGGTAG CTTCAAACCTGTGAAGTTAGTCATTAAGGACAAAGTGATTACCAACCATTTGACTAAATGGGTGAGATGCTCTGATGAGCAACCTATTATTGTAGCAACCATGCTTAGAGCAAAGCGTGAACAAG ACCATAGTTTGCATACTGCATGCTTCAGCAGGGTGCACTTTGATCCTAATGTTGCAGTTGCACGTGAATTGAAGCGCTG TCTCAACAAGGAGCTTACCTTAAGTTCTCCATGA